The Euleptes europaea isolate rEulEur1 chromosome 7, rEulEur1.hap1, whole genome shotgun sequence genomic sequence ggccatttctgctaattctaacatcttgacaagccattcttctGTTGTAGGTATATATGGATGTTTCAATTTTTTCGCGCATATAATATTTTTGCTGCTAAAATCGAATATAAGAGCAAAGATCCTGTCTGAATCACTTGAAGAACTTGGGTCTCTCCCTGGGCACGGACCTTTTGGTACAGGAACCATTTCCCTGATTTCTCTTTTCACTTCTGTAGAATTATATGGAGAATaactttcattttggattgttctTCTCTGTCTAGCAGGTAGGTCAACTCACCTCCTTCAGGGATTTTTTTGGTCATTCCTCCGCTTGGTATTTCCTCTTTCGGTCCAAATGAATGGTCTTTTCCATCTCTATCTTCTCTGCATGGCCCTTCTTATAGTAAAGCTTGGCCTTCAAACTAATAATTTTCTAGGCTTTCTTTGAAAGGAGTCCCGCAGTccgttctcttcttcttcctctcatgGTAATCCAAGTGATAACCATAGCGCTTATGATGTAATTCTATGTATTCATTTTGTAGGGCGACTGTTaagcatgagtagggttgccagctactaggtagtggctggagatctccagccgatagagatcagttcccctggagaaaatggccactttgacaattggactctatggcattgaagtccctcccctccccaaaccccgccctcctcaggctccaccccaaaaacctcccaccggtggcgaagagggacctggcaaccctattccaggcccagaacacttctgctactcccaaggGTTGCCTTTCCATCCTGGGTGCcaccattccagtcccagagcatttCTCCTACTTCCAGGGGTCGTCATTTAACTTTGGGGGCTGTCAATCTAATCCCAGAGCAGTCTATCTGGGTCCAGGCAACTTCATTCAAAATCCATTCCTCATTTTCATTGTAACTTTTTTTTgcgctgtaactagggttgccaacctccagatattagctggagatctcctgctattacaactgatcccctgccgatagagatcagttcgcctggagaaaaccgCCGCTTTGGCAAAGGATTTCttgtaaaatctttttttttttctgctgccaagtcacagctgagatatggcgaccccgtagggttttcaatgcaagagacattgggaggtggcttgaccattgtctgcctccgcatcacgcccctggtatttcgttggaggtctcccatccaaatactagccagggtcagggctgaatgTGTGgggctggaccaaggtcacccagtaagcttccatggcgcaagaggggatttgaagctgggtttcccaggtcagccttaaccgctacaccatgctggctctgtctaGTGAGTTTTTATTGAAGCATATGTTTCCATGGGCTAAAGTCCACTTCATCCAATACATGGAAGGCACAACTCTACAAACGAATCTCAGAGGGAGACTCCAGtgggaaactgctgaattatAATTTAACTTTGTACTTCACTGTATTAACCAGGGCTTAAATAGAGTCACCACATTTCTCAGCCACAGCAACTATTAAATTGTTAACATAATTGCCAGTTAATAGCTGGTGCAAATGGTAATTGTGTTGCTTCTTACATAGAAACGGGACAAAGTATACCTTTTGTtcgaacattttttttctttgtgtgtgtaattTGAGAAttcatttcatgcatctgatgaaatgggccCAGGAAAAGCTGCTACTTCAAACAGGGTATTGCATCTCTAGCGTCTGCTGTTCCAGGATATACTGCCTTGGCATATGGAAGTTCATTTAATTGTTGTAGCTCAGAGTTtaattatttacttttatttataccctgcctttctccccaggggaGAGTGAAGGCAGGTTACATCATTTGTCTCTCTTTCATtttctccttacaacaaccctgtgaggtgactggcccaaggttacccagcgagcttccatggcagagaggggatatgaACCTTTTCTAATTTTACTACACCTTGACATAATGTGACACCAATCCATCCAGTACGTCTTTTTGTCTCTAAACAAAGGCACTTTGGTAAACAAAGCCACTGTCGCAAAGATACCTGAAAGCCGCTCCGAATGAAATTGAACCTACTAGCATTACCAGTGAGATTTTTCACCAGCTGGATGGAGGTGCTTGAGAAATTGGTGTGAGAAGTGGGATATCGTTTCCTTAAGAGGACTGTGAGTTGGCCGAAACTTTCTTCTGCGGTGATCTGATCAGAGGCACTGGATCTGCTGGCTTGGAGTGTTGTTTCTCATGCGTCGCTTGCAGATCAAGTTATCAACGGCGTACGATTCCAGGGCTCTCTAAACAAAAGGAAGGCAACCAAACCAGTGTTGTCCCTGGCACTTCTTTCTAAGCAGGGGCGTCACGAGCATAGAAAACTGTACTGATGATTGACAGGATGGAAATGGGGAGTGGTAGGTTgtctgggggggggaattgatccAAAGTGAACAGATTTGTTGCTAAAATAGGCAAGCATCtagtgaggctagggttgccaggtccctctttgccaccggcaggaggtttttggggcggagcctgaggagggcggggtttggggagggaagggacttcaatgccagagtccaattgccaacacggccattttctccaggtgagctgatctctgtaatagcaggagatctccagctagtacctggaggttggcaaccctaagtgaagccTTAATGgggtgcattgcagtagtctagtctatgGTTTCTGAGTGCACATTTGACTATGTGACCTTTAATGGTTCCAAACATCCTTGTGTCCAAcagatagggtcgccagctctgggttgggaaatacctggagattttaggagcagagcctgagaagggcggggtttggggaggggaggaactccgatgccatagagtccaatggccaaagtggccatttcctccaggggaagtgacctctgtcacctggagattagttgtaatagcaggagctatccagccaccacctggaggttggcaaccctattctgatgGGCCCCCTCTCTCTTTGTCCTTCATTCCAGCCCTCTTCCTTATGGGATCCTCCGTGAAATTGGCATGTGGTGCCCCAGCCAGGCAGTTGTTGTGCTGTATCTCGGCCGACTTCCCCAGGGACAAGGACTCCAGCATCCGCCCCAGCAAGGACCGAGGCCAGCAGCGACCACAGTGGACCAACAGCCCGAAACAGAAGTAAGTCCCCAGCTCTTTCCTTCTCGCCGGGTGAATGTAGAATCGAGGGGTCCTTCTGTtgcctcctctctatgacagaccttcaagtacctgaatatggttatcatctcccctctcagtcttctcctcttcaggctaaacataaacCAGCTCcttcacctttcctcataggtctccaggcccatctttgttgccctcctctggacacattccagcttgtttgGCCAacgcctgcctcttcatagcaaccatagacttccttagtggtctcctgtccaagtactaaccaggactgaccctgcttagcttcccagatctgatgagatcaggctagcctgggccatccaggtcagggggtgtgcttaaaaaaaaaaactttaggtGTATCCCCGTATGTTCCAACTGATCTTATTTTCTGGCCCCTGGCAAAATCGCCGCTTCTGCGGTCATCCTTTTTTTGGGGAACCTTTCGTTAAAACATTATTCACGTGTGTTGCTGGTGTCGCGTCACTTCAAGACTCAGCTTCCTCGGCAGGAACGGCAGAAGTTAAATCTCAGCAAAGGCAACTGATGCGTCTTGTCTCTGAGCGCAGACCTTTCTCAGCATCTGTGCATGAACACGAAGGTGCCGCGCATAGCTGACCGTGTCGCCGTTTAGGAAGGCTTTGAATGGCTGATAACTTATCACAGCATGATTCTCTTCTGGCGGATCTTTAATCCAGAGAACAAACACCCAGGGCTTTTAAATCAACAGAAGACAGGGTGTTACAGAATCGATGCATGCACCCATGTAGTCATGCTGGGAAGAGCTGTCATCAGTGCGCAATAGTGGAGGTTTCAGACATGATCTTTGGGATGAGAACTGGGGTGTCCGTTCCGTATTTTCAGAAAGATCACGATGGATCACAACACCGTATTTTCAGATGTGAAAGGGTGGAGAGTGTATATACCCTAAAAGTTGCAATGTATGCATTGGTCCATAATAGAGCTATGACagagatagccccaggctagcctgatctcgtcagatctcagatgctaagcagggtcggcccaggttagtatttgaatgggagaccaccaaggaacaccggagtcatgacgcagaggcaggcgatggcaaactccctctgaacgtctattgccttgaaaaccctaaggagttgccttaaatcagctgtgactgtttggagggtggagtctatggcgttgtaccttgctgaggtccctcccctccccaaaccctgccctccttaggctccaccctcaaaatatccaggtattttcccacccagagctggaaaccctaaggccccacctggaggttggcacccccacGCGCCACGCATCTGATGGAATGATTTTATGACTCTCATGAACTCTTACGTTTTGGAATCAATGTAAGCCTTTGCCTcaagacttctgttttatttagaATAATACAGCAAATTTAGAATAATACAGCAATAAACTTAATGTGATCAGGGCATCCACAGCAAACGTCTttacagatagggctgccaggtccctcttcgccaccggcaggaggtttttggggtggcgtcTGAGGaagtgggggtttggggagggactttaatgccatagagtccaattgccaaagcagccatttcctccatgggaactgatctctattggtagggttgccaacctccaggtatcggctggagatcagttgtcttagcaggacatctccaggctgAGCGCGTGGCCATGCGGGCCCACCTCCTGTGTTCTTTCTGTTGGGATTGTGTTCCTATAATGTTATTATATGGCTTTAACCAGTAAAATTGTTTATATGGATTGTAATtactgagccttcgtgctgtttgtTTACGCCAGcagcacctggtggttggcaaccctaccgatagagatcagttcccctggagaaaattggactctatggcattgaagtcccctcccccgcaaaccctgccctcctcaggctccgcccacaaaaaacctccccttggtggcaaagagggacctggcaaccctatctatcggcgggagatcagttgtaatagcaggagatagccagctattacctggaggttggcaaccctatttacagagCTCCCCAAGGACAAAAGCTGAGGTGCCAAACAGACCTCTCtgtggatggggggtggggggcacccaAAAGGTCCTGTCTGGTCACTACCTGCTCAGCCTCTGGAGACAGGGGAAAAGAACAGTTTAGATGGCACAAGGTAGTCTTTTGGGTCCTGTCGATCATGCAGATCCAGCGACTGGTTGCCTGTTTTGCCTAAGATATGCTGTTTCTGTAATAGAGAAGCAATGCAGGCATTTGAAGTCATACAACTGGACGGTCATACTGGGCCTCTCTGATTTGGGAGATTTTTGCCTGTCCTgaggactcgaatcttgctttaagaaataataataatccgATGCGGAGATTCCCAGGACTGAATTCCACTCCCAGTACCAATTTATTCACTAGCTCCCTGTAGTTCCGCAAAGTTGTGGAATACTTTTCCACCTCCCCATTTGCTCTCGAGTGGAAATCCCCAAAGCAGAAGACCTTCTCCCCGCCCGGCTCTGAGTCTGTTCTGTTATCGCTTCCCCACAGAAGCAAGCGGGAAGAAGTCTTCACGCAAAAGAAGGCTGAGCGCGCGGCCATGCGGGCCCACCTCCGGGAGAAATATCAGCTGCCCAAGGTAAGAAAGTTCATGCTCCTATGCTAGGAGAGTGGGTGAGAGAACCAGGCTGGGTGAATGCGtatagcagggatccccaacggggtgcctgtgggtgccatggcgcctaccagcacctttcctggcgcccgccaagtgtttttagaaagtgggcgggatccaggtagggcttttgccccgcAAGGTTTCTGAATGACtattggagatgtgattggctgtgcagattttttaaaaagttgctttggcagcagctgccagcacagcacaaggatctatactgtgttactgaagttaagcagtggcaataattttgtggctggctccacctcccgcagcagccattttgttgctgcgcccaccgtgccgtgtcagaattccaaatgtgcccgtaGGCTCAAAGGATGGGGACCcctggaggtaaggttgccaacctccaggtagtgttttagcaaaaacaacctattatagtgTAAATCAAATTGCAAAAAGTTGCAAGTTTTGCTGTACCGgtactaccctcctggacgaacctaaggaggaaaaaaaagtaaGAGCACATAGCATAGGAATTTCATCATTAAATGTAGAaccttgatatgaaaacctggcaAAGGTTATAATAGCTTGTTTTGGTTAtaatacaagccctggaggttggcaaccaaagaatttcagtctagagaagcccttgagattggcaaacactctttcctccaggccattcttggagggtggcaacagagaatttttctccaggccagtcctggaggttgggtactgaggtttttttcctccttaggttcgtccaggagggtagtaacaacaaaacttgcaactttttgcaatttgatttacactataataggttgtttttgctaaaacactatcattctaacaacctaggttcttctttttgaggtggtaacctccaggtagtagctggagat encodes the following:
- the LOC130480040 gene encoding complexin-3-like, which produces MGSSVKLACGAPARQLLCCISADFPRDKDSSIRPSKDRGQQRPQWTNSPKQKSKREEVFTQKKAERAAMRAHLREKYQLPKSRTDKKQMAAAGGKLALPKDLLAIVKPKGPSEAGSLFPSLGDLDFSSFRMTAQNAMRSLQRPVQCPVM